The genomic interval AAATAactctgattattattattttactcatAAAATGAACCAGCAGCTTTAATTGTATTCTCTCTGCTTTGTTGACTTTGACgtattttaatttaagaaaatgtcTGAAGGCACCAGGGGATGTTATAACGTCTATTTATTGACTTAGTTTAACCTGGAAGTGTTTCTGAACCAGCAGTTCTGCTTCCTGTCGGCCATGTTGGTTTTTACCTCACAGCAGCTGCTGGTGAAGGtagaaaatacaataaatctgaaaatatcatgtctttattattatttctgcttATTTCCTGTAATATAAAGTCCTAACCCTCCAGGTGCTatcattcatttttaataattattttgggtatatatttaatattatttccATTAATTACTTATCTTTGGTAAAAGCCGCTCTGCTCCGCCCAGTCTGCTCACATTTCACTTCCTGCACTTTATTCCCCTCAGAACAAtccttgttgttattttaataatttctagCAGTAAAGATGCTTTTGGTGTCGCAGTCATAGACACACAGGCGCATGTTGATGACATCACCGGTACTGTCCCAGTCCTCCTGGTTTGTAAACTGCTTACTTCCACCAGGTGCTCACTTTGTAGGGCTCAGTGTGCGTATGGGGACAGGGCCGTAAGCTGTCAGGTGTTTCTGACTGTTGACCTGCTGCTGAACTGttgctgtgatgtcatcaaTGTGATGTCATCAACATGTTCCAGGTAGAGCAGAAGAAGAGAAGACCCGCGTCTATCGGGACAGAACCAAACCAAAGAGGACCAGGAGGAGGACATGAAGAACAAAGTCAGCAGCACTCAAGGTAACggttcatcaccatcatcagaGCACGctgagctgtgattggctgagctgtgattggctaagctgtgattggctgagctgtgattggctgagctgtgattggctgatctgtgattggctgatctGTTCCTGTCCTCAGTGAGTGTGAAGAGGCGGTCCTGGTCCTGGCAGCAGTACCTGAACGAGCAGAAAGCTGAGGCAGCTCCGCCCTCCCtcttcacacaggtgagaagcacACAGGCCGGACACGGCTCACACCTGCACAGGTGGGACACACCTGTTCAGAAGTGGCACCTGTCTGTCTCTCAGGACCAGTCGTTCCCCAGCAAGAGATCAGGCTTCAAAGTGGGGATGAAGCTGGAAGGGATCGACCCGCTGCACCCGTCCATGTTCTGTGTCCTGACCGTGGCGGAGGTAACACCTCACCTGTCCCACAGCCCCACACCTGCGTCAGGCGGCCATGTCAGTGTTCTGTCTCTCTTGcaggtgattggctgcaggctgcGTCTCCACATCGACGGTTTTTCAGAGTGCTATGACTTCTGGGTAAACGCTGATTCTGCAAGCATCAAACCTGCCGGTTGGTGTAAAGAGCACAACCACAAGCTCCACCCCCCCAAAGGTGAGCACAGGAGGCTTCCAGCCATAGAGGTGAGCCCCTGCTACAGGTAACCTGTCCACCTGTCTGTCTGTAGGTCAGAGCGAGACAGAGTTCGACTGGCAGGACTACCTCCAGTCCTCAGGCTCCCACGCTGCTCCGCCCTCCCTCTTCACCTGTCGCTCCACGGTGAGTGAGCCGTCCGCTCGCCAGGGCTCACCTGTCTGTTTTCACCtgactgacctttgacctgtcTGTCAGGACTGTGAGTTCCAGGTGGGGATGAAGCTGGAGGCGGTGGACAAGAAGAACCCCGGCCTGGTCTGCGTGGCCTCCGTCGCTGACGTCGTTGATGACCGCTTCCTGGTTCACTTTGACAACTGGGACGACACGTACGACTACTGGTGAGCGCCACACAGGTGGACAGGTAGACAGGTGTAGCATCGGTGTGGGACAGCAGGGAGAGCTGCAGGTGTCACAGCTGTTTGTGTCCATCCATCAGGTGTGACAGCAGCAGTCCCTACATCCATCCTGTGGGCTGGTGTGAAGAACAAGGCCGACCTCTGACCGCGCCGCAGGGTACGTAGGCCTCACCTGAGCATCCGGTACCTGGACCTGAACGTCTGGTACCTGGACCCGCACGTCCGGTACCTGGACCTGAGCATCCGGTACCATAGTACTCTGTAGTACTCCATAGTACTCTGTAGTACTCTGTAGTACTCTTTAGTACTCTGTAATACTCCATAGTACTCTTTAGTACTCTGTAATACTCCGTAGTACTCTGTAATACTCCATAGTACTCCACAGTACTCTGTAATACTCTGTAGTACTCTGTAATACTCTGTAGTACTCCATAGTACTCTGTAATACTTAGTAGTACTCCATAGTACTCTGTAGTACTCTGTAATACTCCACAGTACTCCATAGTACTCCGTAGTACTCTGTAATACTCTGTAGTACTCCATAGTACGCCATATTACTCTGTAATACTCTGTAATACTCTGTAGTACTCTGTAGTACTCTGTAATACTCCACAGTACTCCATAGTACTCCGTAGTACTCTGTAATACTCTGTAGTACTCCATAGTACGCCATATTACTCTGTAATACTCTGTAATACTCTGTAGTACTCTGTAGTACTCTGTAATACTCCATAGTACTCCACAGTACTCTGTAGTACTCCATAGTACTTTGTAATACTCCATAGTACTCTGTAGTACTCTGTTCCAGGTCACCCCAGCCCAGAGAGCTTCGTGTGGGACGACTACCTGCAGGAGACggcctcctctgctgctcccACTGCAGCTTTCACTCTGGTGAGAGGAGCAGGGCAGCAGGAGCCAATCAGAACGCTTCCTGCGTGGACCGAAGGCTGACTCTGTGCTTTCGTCCAATCAGAGAGCTCCGCACGGTTTCCAGGTGAACCACAGGCTGGAGGCGGTGGACAGGAGGAACCCCATGCTGATCCGCGTCGCAACAGTAACAGACACCGAAGACTACAGGGTGAAGGTAGCGTCTGTTCACCTGTCTCCACACCGTTGTGATGTCATGAGGACAACGATGACGCAGCAGGTGTGTTTACCTGCAGATCCATTACGACGGCTGGTCCACGCAGTTCGACGTCTGGCTGGACAGCGACCACCGCGACCTGCATCCTGTCGGCTGGTGTCAGCGCACGGGACACCCGCTGGAGCCGCCCCCAGGTAAGGAGACGggtcagagagagagacgggtcAGAGGGAGACGGGTCAGAAAGAGAcggatgagagagagagacgggtcagagagagagactggttagagagagagacgggtcagagagagagactggTCAGAGGGAGATGGGTCAGAGGGAGACGGGTCAGAGGGAGACGGGTCAGAGGGAGACGGGTCAGAGGGAGAGAGACGAGTCAGAGAGAGACGGGTCAGAGGGAGACGGGTCAGAGAGAGACgggttagagagagagagacgggtcAGAGGGAGACGGGTCAGAGGGAGAGACGGGTTAGAGGGAGACGggtcagagagagagacgggtcAGAGGGAGACGGGTCAGAGGGAGACGGGTCAGAGGGAGACGGGTCAGAGGGAGACGGGTCAGAGAGAGAcggatcagagagagagagacgggtcAGAGGGAGACGGGTCAGAGGGAGAtgggtcagagagagagagacgggtcagagagagagagatgggtcagagagagagagacgggtcagagagagagagacgggtcAGAGGGAGACGGGTCAGAGGGAGAGACGGGTTAGAGAAAGACAGGTCAGAGGGAGTGACGGGTCAGAGGAAGACGGGTCAGAGGGAGACGGGACAGAGAGAGACTGGTCAGAGAGAGACTGGTCAGAGGGAGACGGGTCAGAGAGATAGACGGGTCAGAGGGAGACGGGTCAGAGGGAGACGggtcagagagagagacgggtcAGAGAGACGGGTCAGAGGGAGAGACGGGTCAGAGGGAGAGACGggtcagagagagagacgggtTAGAGAGAGACAGGTTAGAGAGAAACGggtcagagagagagatgggtcagagagagagacaggtcAGAGGGAGAGACgggtcagagagagagacaggtcagagagagacgggtcagagagagagagacgggtcAGAGAGAGACAGGTTAGAGAGAAACGggtcagagagagagacgggtcagagagagagacgtCAGAGGGAGACGAGTCAGAGGGAGAGAGACGGGTAGGAGAGAGACGGGTCAGAGAGGGAGACGGGTCAGAGAGAGACGGGTCAGAGAGGGAGACGGGACAGAGAGAGACGGGTCAGAGAGAcgggtcagagagagagagacgggtcagagagagacgggtcagagagagactttttttacttttctttattacagaaaagtaaaaagatcACAAGTACAACAGaaagtatttatcttttaataaccatttaatttcagaataaatGGGAACCATgacatttaattattaaaattaaaatgtgctgTGAATTCATCTTTTAAAGTTGGCTAAATACAGCATTTGTTTTCAAACTGACCCAAAAGTTGctcttatattgctagaccaaaaagggttcagtttattattattattattattaataataataataataataataataacaacaactagaaaatttctgaagaaatttagcaaggcgcctgccacttggtgcgtaccgtaccgtcagaaatagcaacaggaagcaacactgtgaatttcagcttcctacggtcttcagagcccccgcagcggccgtcgaaaggtgccattttaagtcaatggacctcctaggagcctcttgctagcagcgttgtcatggagactcactgacagctgcagccctctctgtctgtaaaggcagaagaactctagCTAAGTAGAAGtcgataggaccttcctaaagctacttctggttagcaacatgctaacggttagccgctagcagggttgtgttcagtatcaccgggtgatgttactctgttagtttggttgaaatcctgtactgagaagtgcctaaaaagggagaaaatcctaaaattcaccaaatctgtcaagcagaagtttgtacaagcttcccagagctacttccagttagcaacatgctaaccgttagccgctaacaaggttgtgttcagtatcaccgggtgattgtactctgtcagtttggtccaaatcctgtactgggaagtgcctcaaaaaggggtgccaatacttaatgtcaccaaacgtgaccaaagttcatgggtcagattggcctcctttagcaactcagcctcaccacatctgggcccagaactcaacatttgaccaaaatggtgtgtagcgccTTTTACCACAGGTGGGTGgggctgtattggccaattgggtcgtgtctggttatcatgccaggtcctgttggaagcaaaggcccaataggaaagcatgtgaaatccaaaatgggacagaaaattgacacatggctgaaagtcacgtgaaaattttaaaatgtcaagaggaagtgactgtgcgaatttcagatttctacattaatcacagccactgcagtgagcattgaaagttgccattctatgtCAATGGAgtgtctccctctggccctcagagttccgtcgtcatggaaactcactcacacacctgcagcggccatctacagaagtgcagacactttggtcacaaaaagtcccattggattataatggagaactttgccccgaacaacgctcgatatctcctgatccgtaaatggtagagacgtatttttttctgcatttagttcgtaacggataggggaagaagacaagctatcgttttttgctggaaaaagtttaataaaggcgtaaaaaaaattatgatctaaaggggatttttatggaatttcagaaatcctctaaaaagggtcccgaacaaatcgctgtaactcaaaaagtataagagatatcaaaataattctttcaccgtgagtatcagcaggcttttgaggaccatgaagctcatttttatgtttgtacaaaaatcggtgtagacacagcgacgatgtaaataagtggttgatgtgggaaaatgcagctccaaagcgtttttaggattttgcacattcgctactcccgaacaaattgtgcCTGCGGAAAAAccataacagttatccacaaaattccttttttgtgagttccagaagggttgggacatccatgtgtgaaagtctcatgcctgtacataaaacggtttaggagtagcgacgatgcgaaaacatgtgatgttttggattttcagacgccttttttcaaaaccgcttcataggaaatgaatgggggaggtttcgggtttgtgtcggtctgaggtgatttgcgaaaaatctataaatgccacaccaatgagggttacatttcccaaatcctgacaaaaatacctacgttttgatgtataatttgtatacgtagagtgaaaattgagcgagtaaggtcaagttgttcggagttttgaaatctttaaaaaagctagagtgggccactctagcggttggagaattccgtcattgactttcattgtaaacgatgatttcgctgatttttggacatgagctttgaggactaactgtgaagagacgataaaagatatccacatcccgtttttacttctgagtaggtcacagatatatctacaaactggaagttaaacggtgttcttaggtgaaagcatgacaacacagtacagcgttgaaattggtcatttggaggctttttttaggctttctttctacccgactccattcattcctatgggtttttttgggggtggtttttcgttaattgcgttgccatggtaactcgaaaccccaataaaagtagtagcacacatcggGTAATCGAGCcggacgttttgatacctatattgtgggggtgcacgctacggtttgggccgcattaatcgtgacggatgaaaaataaagaataagatagagacgcctttagaggtgaatagtaataggtgcctccatgcatttgcatgggaggcagtgctgtgctttg from Fundulus heteroclitus isolate FHET01 chromosome 21, MU-UCD_Fhet_4.1, whole genome shotgun sequence carries:
- the LOC105921227 gene encoding lethal(3)malignant brain tumor-like protein 4 isoform X1 — translated: MKNKVSSTQVSVKRRSWSWQQYLNEQKAEAAPPSLFTQDQSFPSKRSGFKVGMKLEGIDPLHPSMFCVLTVAEVIGCRLRLHIDGFSECYDFWVNADSASIKPAGWCKEHNHKLHPPKGQSETEFDWQDYLQSSGSHAAPPSLFTCRSTDCEFQVGMKLEAVDKKNPGLVCVASVADVVDDRFLVHFDNWDDTYDYWCDSSSPYIHPVGWCEEQGRPLTAPQGHPSPESFVWDDYLQETASSAAPTAAFTLRAPHGFQVNHRLEAVDRRNPMLIRVATVTDTEDYRVKIHYDGWSTQFDVWLDSDHRDLHPVGWCQRTGHPLEPPPGAAPLSSPSQGVCPTAGCRGVGHIKGAKYTGHHSAFGCPYSDINMRKEVVLPDRLGGERSVTLVPVSMYQQNQQNQQNHRGGVQEKPTESTEAPPLLPLAKRRRLSDRLSQPTKFLHVKQEEEELPLRTISPAESSLQAALHQSVFLSAMSPQPGRDLSLCWEQHRKLLPGVARVHADAVRRWSVQQVCDFIESLPGCEEQAQQFREEQIDGRAFLLLTQRDIVRIMSIKLGPALKIYNSILMFKHADDKSQSQGKDESQSQEQEISQSQTEERSQSLTEVKTQTQATSRSQSDIQDSST
- the LOC105921227 gene encoding lethal(3)malignant brain tumor-like protein 4 isoform X2; its protein translation is MKNKVSSTQVSVKRRSWSWQQYLNEQKAEAAPPSLFTQDQSFPSKRSGFKVGMKLEGIDPLHPSMFCVLTVAEVIGCRLRLHIDGFSECYDFWVNADSASIKPAGWCKEHNHKLHPPKGQSETEFDWQDYLQSSGSHAAPPSLFTCRSTDCEFQVGMKLEAVDKKNPGLVCVASVADVVDDRFLVHFDNWDDTYDYWCDSSSPYIHPVGWCEEQGRPLTAPQGHPSPESFVWDDYLQETASSAAPTAAFTLRAPHGFQVNHRLEAVDRRNPMLIRVATVTDTEDYRVKIHYDGWSTQFDVWLDSDHRDLHPVGWCQRTGHPLEPPPGAAPLSSPSQGVCPTAGCRGVGHIKGAKYTGHHSAFGCPYSDINMRKEVVLPDRLGGERSVTLVPVSMYQQNQQNQQNHRGGVQEKPTESTEAPPLLPLAKRRRLSDRLSQPTKFLHVKQEEEELPLRTISPESSLQAALHQSVFLSAMSPQPGRDLSLCWEQHRKLLPGVARVHADAVRRWSVQQVCDFIESLPGCEEQAQQFREEQIDGRAFLLLTQRDIVRIMSIKLGPALKIYNSILMFKHADDKSQSQGKDESQSQEQEISQSQTEERSQSLTEVKTQTQATSRSQSDIQDSST